In Oenanthe melanoleuca isolate GR-GAL-2019-014 chromosome 10, OMel1.0, whole genome shotgun sequence, a single window of DNA contains:
- the LOC130257488 gene encoding skin secretory protein xP2-like — translation MGLPSLSRAISAPALPPAAGAGSPSPRLPTHPPGPRPPLRARDRGGPGAAPARRTRARGTGRARRRRARGGPGMRVRRRGREGPAPSLVPAGAAGEPPRPRAPASFRAARSFMSAGSRQAPPAGLAPARGPRPGDRHTPAPPPARPAPAAAPWVPQRSLRLPRGPAAATPGGPTPARAPAAPSPRRRLCPCERPAAASFPPPLSPNFSRPPALTRCPQPQHHVHGSGSVSLRAERRRLNPCRAAPLPAEAGGDQVAPPGAAPAQPRPRTQNRDAPADGGEVNPLGPLRETRTSQEQTPPHRSPTQPNRQQTSTCSTAGNARAPKLIIALILNSHTLK, via the exons ATGGGGCTGCCGAGCCTCAGCAGAGCCATCTCTGCCCCAGCACTACCGCCCGCCGCCGGTGCCGGCTCCCCCTCCCCCCGTCTCCCGACCCACCCAccggggccgcggccgccgctccgCGCTCGGGACCGCGGCGGGCCGGGAGCCGCCCCCGCGCGCCGCACGCGCGCACGCGGGACCGGGCGCGCGCGCCGCCGGCGGGCGCGGGGGGGGCCTGGAATGCGCGTGCGGCGGCGGGGACGGGAGGGGCCCGCGCCTTCCCTTGTGCCGGCGGGCGCCGCGGGGGagccgccgcggccccgcgccccagcAAGTTTCCGAGCCGCCCGCTCCTTTATGAGCGCGGGCAGCCGCCAAGCGCCGCCCGCGGGACTCGCTCCTGCCCGCGGTCCGCGGCCCGGAGACCGCCACacgcccgccccgccgcccgcgcgGCCGGCCCCGGCTGCCGCCCCTTGGGTCCCCCAGCGGAGCCTGCGCCTCCCCCGCGGTCCCGCCGCCGCCACCCCTGGCGGCCCCACTCCCGCCCGCGCCCCAGCGGCCCCGTCCCCTCGCCGCCGCCTCTGCCCCTGCGAGCGCCCGGCCGCTGCTTCCTTCCCCCCGCCGCTCTCTCCCAACTTCTCGCGGCCGCCCGCACTCACCCGCTGTCCCC AGCCTCAGCACCACGTTCACGGCTCCGGCTCCGTATCCCTCCGCGCCGAGCGCCGCCGCCTTAACCCTTGTCGCGCCGCGCCGCTCCCGGCCGAGGCGGGCGGGGACCAAGTGGCGCCCCCGGGAGCCGCCCCGGCACAGCCTCGCCCCCGAACGCAGAACCGGGACGCCCCAGCAGACGGGGGAGAAGTGAATCCCCTCGGGCCGCTCAGGGAAACACGCACTTCACAGGAACAGACCCCTCCCCACCGCTCCCCAACTCAGCCAAACCGACAGCAAACCTCGACATGCAGCACTGCCGGCAATGCACGTGCCCCAAAACTCATTATCGCACTCATCCTGAATTCACATACCCTAAAATAG